In one Bradyrhizobium cosmicum genomic region, the following are encoded:
- a CDS encoding SH3 domain-containing protein, whose product MALGRFCSVMALVCTWLSATVSPGHSAKDNTPQTASGLPVPRYVSLKSDHVNVRAGPTKDNDVAWVYTRSGLPVEITAEFENWRRVRDSEGAEGWVYHSLLSGRRTAVVTMKHKDELAPIYDRADPESAVAAKLQAGVVTQVKKCSANWCRVTGNGFDGWIQQERLWGVYSDEQVN is encoded by the coding sequence ATGGCGTTGGGGCGTTTTTGTTCGGTGATGGCGCTCGTTTGCACCTGGTTGAGCGCCACGGTGAGCCCTGGGCATTCGGCCAAGGACAACACGCCCCAGACCGCCAGCGGCCTTCCCGTGCCGCGCTATGTGAGCCTCAAATCGGATCACGTGAACGTCCGCGCCGGCCCGACCAAGGACAATGACGTGGCCTGGGTCTACACCCGGTCCGGCTTGCCGGTCGAAATCACCGCGGAGTTCGAGAACTGGCGCCGGGTGCGCGATTCCGAAGGCGCCGAGGGCTGGGTCTATCATTCGCTGCTGTCGGGTCGCCGCACTGCGGTCGTCACCATGAAGCACAAGGACGAGCTCGCGCCGATTTACGACCGGGCCGACCCCGAAAGCGCCGTTGCAGCAAAGCTCCAGGCCGGCGTCGTCACGCAGGTGAAGAAGTGCAGCGCAAACTGGTGCCGCGTCACCGGCAACGGCTTTGACGGCTGGATCCAGCAGGAGCGCCTTTGGGGCGTCTACTCGGACGAGCAGGTCAACTGA
- a CDS encoding aldo/keto reductase, translating to MEQRKLGSTGPTVSALGLGCMGMSEVYGPADRDESIATVHAALDAGITLLDTGDFYAMGHNELLVREALKGVPREKVQISVKFGALRGPAGEFAGMDTRPAATKNFLAYSLQRLDTDYVDVYRPARLDPSIPIEETIGGLADLVKAGYIRHIGLSEVGSDTIRRAQAVHPIADLQIEYSLIERGIERDILKTCRELGIAITAYGVLARGLISGHWSKDSGKTGKDYRLMTPRFQGANLDANLALVEQLRAIAAAIGATPAQVAIAWVAAQGREIVPLVGARTRNRLTEALGATKVTLTPDHLAALAKAFPPDIAAGTRYAAEQMAHLDSEKPATR from the coding sequence ATGGAACAGCGTAAACTCGGTTCAACGGGCCCGACCGTCTCCGCCCTCGGTCTCGGCTGCATGGGCATGTCGGAGGTCTATGGCCCCGCCGATCGCGACGAGAGCATCGCCACCGTCCATGCCGCGCTCGATGCCGGCATCACGCTGCTCGACACCGGCGATTTCTACGCCATGGGCCACAACGAGCTGTTGGTCCGGGAAGCGCTGAAAGGCGTGCCGCGCGAAAAAGTGCAGATCAGCGTCAAGTTCGGCGCGCTGCGCGGCCCTGCCGGGGAGTTCGCCGGAATGGACACACGGCCGGCTGCCACCAAAAACTTTCTCGCTTATTCGCTGCAGCGGCTCGACACCGATTACGTCGATGTCTACCGTCCGGCCCGCCTCGATCCCAGCATTCCCATCGAGGAGACCATCGGCGGCCTCGCCGATCTCGTGAAGGCCGGTTACATCAGGCATATCGGCTTATCGGAGGTGGGCTCAGACACCATCCGCCGCGCGCAGGCGGTGCATCCGATCGCCGATCTGCAGATCGAATATTCGCTGATCGAGCGGGGCATCGAACGCGACATCCTGAAGACGTGCCGTGAGCTCGGCATCGCCATCACCGCTTATGGCGTACTGGCGCGTGGCCTGATCAGCGGCCATTGGTCGAAGGATAGCGGCAAGACCGGCAAGGACTACCGGCTGATGACGCCGCGCTTCCAGGGCGCCAACCTCGACGCCAATCTTGCGCTGGTGGAGCAGTTGCGTGCGATCGCCGCCGCGATCGGCGCGACACCGGCGCAGGTCGCGATCGCCTGGGTCGCGGCGCAGGGCCGGGAGATCGTACCGCTGGTCGGCGCCCGCACCCGCAACCGTCTCACCGAAGCGCTCGGTGCAACGAAGGTGACGCTGACGCCGGATCACCTCGCGGCACTGGCCAAGGCCTTTCCGCCCGATATCGCCGCCGGCACACGATATGCCGCCGAGCAGATGGCGCATCTCGACAGCGAGAAGCCGGCCACCAGGTAA
- a CDS encoding LysR family transcriptional regulator yields MTDPDLRDLDAFVAVARTRNFRRAAVEIRVSVSSLSQRLRDLEERLGVRLMNRTTRSVALTEAGELLLSRVAPALRDVGDALDEVRGLREVASGRLRINAPPPAVDLVLAPMVGPFLSAHPQIDLDIVSESGFVDIVSGGYDAGVRYGEHLAQDMVAIPLSGPQSYVVVASPDYIARRGRPKHPKDLLDHDCIRARYSSGVMHDLEFEKGGQVVKVDPPAKLISTNMGLAMRAVLDGVGIWATLDGYVHDAVTSGALVSLMEDWCEPFPGPFLYYPSRRQTPPALRAFIDFVADWRKRETRSK; encoded by the coding sequence ATGACCGATCCCGACCTGCGCGATCTCGACGCCTTCGTGGCGGTGGCCCGCACCCGCAATTTCAGGCGTGCCGCGGTCGAAATTCGCGTGTCCGTGTCGAGCCTTAGCCAGCGGCTCCGGGATCTGGAGGAGCGCCTCGGCGTCCGCCTGATGAACCGCACCACCCGCAGCGTCGCGCTGACCGAGGCGGGCGAGCTGCTGCTGTCGCGCGTGGCCCCGGCGCTGCGCGATGTCGGCGACGCACTGGACGAGGTGCGCGGCCTGCGCGAGGTGGCGTCCGGCCGCCTGCGCATCAACGCGCCGCCGCCGGCGGTCGACCTCGTGCTCGCGCCGATGGTCGGGCCGTTTCTGAGCGCGCATCCGCAGATCGATCTCGACATCGTCAGCGAAAGCGGTTTCGTCGACATCGTGAGTGGAGGCTACGATGCGGGCGTGCGCTATGGCGAGCATCTCGCGCAGGACATGGTGGCGATCCCGCTGAGTGGTCCGCAGAGCTATGTCGTGGTCGCTTCGCCCGATTATATCGCGCGCCGCGGCCGGCCGAAACATCCAAAGGACCTGCTCGACCATGATTGCATCCGCGCCCGTTACTCGAGCGGCGTCATGCATGATCTGGAGTTCGAGAAAGGCGGCCAGGTCGTGAAAGTCGACCCGCCGGCGAAGCTGATCTCGACCAATATGGGCCTTGCCATGCGCGCCGTGCTGGACGGCGTCGGTATCTGGGCAACGCTTGATGGCTACGTCCATGACGCCGTGACATCCGGCGCACTGGTCAGCTTGATGGAAGACTGGTGCGAGCCGTTTCCCGGACCGTTCCTGTACTATCCGAGCCGGCGCCAGACGCCGCCCGCGCTGCGTGCGTTCATCGATTTCGTTGCGGATTGGCGCAAGCGCGAAACGCGCAGCAAATAA
- a CDS encoding HesA/MoeB/ThiF family protein yields MLSADELERYARHIVLRDVGGPGQAALQRASVLVIGAGGLGAPALMYLAAAGIGTLGVVDDDVVSLSNLQRQVIHATPDIGRHKVESAAERIAALNPHVRFVGHATWLNADNALSLIGDYDLVLDGSDNFATRYLVSDACFFAKKPLISAALGTFDGSLTTIRAHETNADGTFNPTYRCLFPEAPPPGTVPACAEAGVMGALAGVMGSMMALEAIREIVGFGDGLVGRLLMVDARAMRFETLRYARDPANPLNGDGPVVADLSAHRT; encoded by the coding sequence ATGCTCAGCGCGGACGAACTCGAACGCTATGCCCGCCATATCGTGCTGCGCGATGTCGGCGGGCCGGGCCAGGCCGCGCTGCAACGGGCCTCCGTGCTGGTGATTGGCGCCGGCGGGCTCGGTGCGCCCGCTTTGATGTATCTGGCTGCCGCCGGCATCGGCACGCTCGGCGTGGTCGATGACGACGTTGTGTCGCTGTCAAACCTCCAGCGCCAGGTGATCCACGCGACGCCCGACATCGGCCGGCACAAGGTCGAGAGCGCGGCCGAGCGGATCGCGGCGCTGAATCCGCATGTCCGCTTCGTCGGCCACGCCACCTGGCTCAACGCCGACAACGCGCTCAGCCTGATCGGCGACTACGATCTCGTGCTCGACGGCTCCGACAATTTTGCGACGCGCTATCTGGTCTCTGACGCCTGCTTCTTCGCGAAAAAGCCGCTGATCTCGGCGGCGCTCGGCACCTTCGACGGCTCGCTCACCACCATTCGCGCGCATGAGACGAACGCCGACGGAACATTCAATCCGACCTATCGCTGCCTGTTTCCGGAGGCCCCGCCGCCCGGCACGGTGCCGGCTTGCGCGGAGGCCGGCGTCATGGGCGCGCTTGCGGGCGTGATGGGCTCGATGATGGCGCTGGAGGCGATCCGCGAGATCGTCGGGTTCGGCGACGGCCTGGTCGGCCGCCTCCTGATGGTCGATGCACGCGCGATGCGCTTCGAGACGTTGCGCTACGCGCGCGATCCCGCCAATCCGCTCAATGGCGATGGGCCTGTGGTCGCGGATCTCAGCGCCCATCGCACCTGA
- a CDS encoding serine protease → MRSMLAATLMLTSATGASAQMTTPHVPGTKPKVVQTVPIKPPALQTPSQTADGMTQAERLSLQSDLAWVGQYNGAITGDVSARMVEAIKEYQKLKGGKPTGVLNPQERAALAETARRKQEGVGWKLVTEMTSGARLGIPSKLVPQQATDANGSKWTSPTGTVQVLLSRRKEPNPTTAKLAEFEKKEPAGRKVDYTVVKPDFFVLSGLQGLKKFYVRGTFKGDEVRIMTILYDQATENTVEPVVIAMSSAFNAFPSGPQAGPPPRKTVKYGTGIVVSDDGAILADRLVTDSCLAITIAGYGSADRLAEDKEHDLALLHIYGARGLKPLSLAGGAAKTSVDIIGIADPQSQGGAAGVSSLKGALAPVTSSDSALSPPPAVGFSGGPAIDGDGKFAGVALLKPAMVAGPATAVPASQAVMVSAETVRDFLKANDVVANGTSADAKAAVVRVICVRK, encoded by the coding sequence ATGAGATCGATGCTTGCGGCAACACTGATGTTGACTTCTGCCACAGGCGCGAGCGCCCAGATGACGACGCCGCACGTCCCCGGCACAAAGCCCAAGGTGGTCCAGACCGTCCCGATCAAGCCGCCGGCCCTGCAGACGCCGTCGCAGACGGCGGACGGCATGACGCAGGCGGAACGGCTGTCGCTGCAGTCCGACCTCGCCTGGGTCGGCCAGTATAACGGCGCCATCACCGGCGACGTCAGCGCGCGCATGGTCGAGGCTATCAAGGAATACCAGAAGCTCAAGGGCGGCAAGCCGACCGGCGTGCTCAATCCGCAGGAGCGTGCCGCGCTCGCCGAGACTGCGCGGCGGAAGCAGGAGGGCGTCGGCTGGAAACTCGTGACGGAGATGACCAGCGGCGCTCGGCTCGGTATTCCCTCAAAATTGGTGCCGCAGCAGGCCACCGACGCGAACGGCTCGAAATGGACCTCACCGACAGGAACGGTGCAGGTGCTGCTCAGCCGCCGCAAGGAGCCAAACCCCACCACCGCCAAGCTCGCCGAGTTCGAGAAGAAGGAGCCGGCCGGACGCAAGGTCGACTACACCGTGGTGAAGCCCGACTTCTTCGTGCTGTCGGGATTGCAGGGCCTGAAGAAATTCTACGTCCGCGGCACCTTCAAGGGCGACGAGGTCCGCATCATGACGATCCTCTACGACCAGGCGACCGAGAACACCGTCGAGCCGGTCGTGATCGCGATGTCGAGCGCCTTCAACGCGTTTCCATCAGGCCCGCAAGCCGGGCCGCCGCCGCGCAAGACCGTCAAATACGGCACCGGCATCGTCGTCAGCGACGACGGCGCGATTCTGGCCGACCGCCTCGTCACCGACAGCTGTCTTGCGATCACCATCGCCGGCTACGGCAGCGCCGACCGCCTCGCCGAGGACAAGGAGCACGATCTCGCGCTGCTGCACATCTACGGCGCGCGCGGCCTGAAGCCGCTCAGCCTTGCCGGCGGCGCGGCAAAGACGAGCGTCGATATCATCGGCATCGCCGATCCGCAGAGCCAGGGCGGCGCGGCGGGCGTGTCGAGCCTCAAGGGCGCGCTGGCGCCGGTCACATCAAGCGATTCCGCACTGTCGCCGCCACCGGCGGTTGGATTTTCCGGTGGCCCCGCGATCGATGGCGACGGCAAGTTCGCGGGCGTCGCACTGCTGAAGCCGGCAATGGTTGCGGGACCTGCGACGGCCGTGCCGGCCTCACAGGCGGTGATGGTCTCGGCAGAGACCGTGCGTGATTTCCTGAAGGCGAACGATGTCGTTGCGAATGGCACGTCCGCGGACGCGAAAGCCGCCGTCGTTCGCGTCATCTGCGTACGGAAGTAA
- a CDS encoding 2-hydroxyacid dehydrogenase, producing the protein MSVKKKPLVVVTRKLPDSIETRMRELFDARINLEDTPMSAEQIAEAARTADVLVPTVTDHISADIVNQPDCKLRLIANFGNGVDNIDVEAAHARGITVTNTPKVLTEDTADMTMALILAVPRRMIEGASILTEGKPWAGWSPTWMLGHRIGGKRLGIIGMGRIGQAVARRARAFGLQIHYHNRRPVAPKIAEELGATYWESLDQMLARMDIISVNCPHTPATYHLLSARRLKLIRKDAYIVNTARGEVTDEDTLIRLIEGGEIAGAGLDVYEHEPAVSPKLVRLARAGKVTLLPHMGSATIEGRVEMGEKVIINIRTFLDAHKPPDRVLPSML; encoded by the coding sequence ATGTCGGTGAAGAAAAAGCCCCTCGTCGTGGTAACGCGCAAGCTGCCGGACTCGATCGAGACCCGGATGCGCGAGCTGTTCGACGCGCGGATCAATCTCGAGGACACACCGATGTCGGCCGAGCAGATCGCAGAGGCCGCGCGCACCGCCGATGTGCTGGTTCCCACGGTCACCGATCACATCAGCGCCGACATCGTCAACCAGCCCGACTGCAAGCTCCGCCTGATCGCGAATTTCGGCAACGGCGTCGACAATATCGACGTCGAGGCCGCGCATGCCCGCGGCATCACCGTTACCAACACCCCGAAGGTTCTGACCGAAGACACCGCCGACATGACCATGGCGCTGATCCTGGCCGTGCCGCGCCGGATGATCGAGGGCGCCTCGATCCTGACGGAAGGAAAGCCCTGGGCGGGCTGGTCGCCGACCTGGATGCTCGGCCACCGCATCGGCGGCAAGCGTCTCGGCATCATCGGCATGGGCCGCATCGGCCAGGCGGTCGCACGCCGTGCCCGCGCCTTCGGCCTGCAGATCCACTATCACAATCGGCGTCCCGTCGCGCCCAAGATCGCCGAAGAACTCGGGGCGACCTATTGGGAAAGCCTCGACCAGATGCTGGCGCGGATGGACATCATCTCGGTGAACTGTCCGCATACACCGGCGACCTATCATCTGCTCTCGGCGCGGCGGCTGAAGCTGATCCGGAAAGACGCCTACATCGTCAACACGGCGCGCGGCGAAGTGACCGACGAAGACACGCTGATCAGGCTGATCGAAGGCGGCGAGATCGCCGGCGCCGGCCTCGACGTCTATGAGCACGAGCCCGCGGTCAGTCCGAAGCTGGTGCGGCTCGCCAGGGCCGGCAAGGTGACGCTGCTGCCGCATATGGGTTCGGCCACGATCGAAGGCCGCGTCGAGATGGGCGAGAAGGTGATCATCAACATCCGCACCTTCCTCGACGCGCACAAGCCGCCGGATCGCGTGCTGCCAAGCATGCTCTGA
- the irrA gene encoding iron response transcriptional regulator IrrA, with translation MSENTAPRHDDDIHAAALLSGRQPALTGCPWHDVNEMLQSAGLRPTRQRMALGWLLFGKGARHLTAEMLYEEATLAKVPVSLATVYNTLNQLTDAGLLRQVSVDGTKTYFDTNVTTHHHYYLENSHELVDIEDPHLALSKMPEVPEGYEIARIDMVVRLRKKR, from the coding sequence ATGAGCGAGAATACAGCGCCCCGTCACGACGACGACATCCATGCCGCGGCCCTTCTGTCCGGCCGCCAGCCGGCGTTGACCGGTTGCCCGTGGCATGACGTCAACGAAATGCTCCAGTCCGCGGGGCTTCGTCCGACGCGCCAGCGTATGGCGCTCGGCTGGCTCCTGTTCGGCAAGGGTGCGCGCCACCTCACGGCTGAAATGCTGTACGAGGAAGCGACACTGGCCAAGGTCCCGGTTTCGCTGGCGACCGTCTACAACACGCTGAACCAGCTCACCGATGCCGGCCTGCTCCGCCAGGTCAGCGTCGACGGCACCAAGACCTATTTCGACACCAACGTCACCACCCACCACCATTACTACCTCGAGAACAGCCACGAGCTGGTCGATATCGAGGATCCGCATCTGGCGCTGTCCAAGATGCCGGAGGTGCCCGAGGGCTACGAGATCGCGCGCATCGACATGGTCGTGCGCCTGCGCAAGAAGCGCTGA
- the fabA gene encoding bifunctional 3-hydroxydecanoyl-ACP dehydratase/trans-2-decenoyl-ACP isomerase — MLNRRNGYEYEDLLACARGEMFGPGNAQLPLPPMLMFDRITEINDNGGEFGKGVVRAELDVKPDLWFFGCHFKNDPVMPGCLGLDALWQMVGFFLGWTGGEGRGRALGLNELKFSGQVLPEARKVVYNVDIKRVMRSKLVLGIADGWLSVDDQIIYRAKDLKVGLFKQGTSLS, encoded by the coding sequence ATGTTGAACAGGCGCAATGGTTACGAATACGAAGATCTGCTGGCATGTGCCCGCGGCGAGATGTTCGGCCCGGGCAATGCCCAGCTGCCGCTGCCGCCGATGCTGATGTTCGACCGCATCACGGAGATCAACGACAATGGCGGCGAGTTCGGCAAGGGCGTGGTGCGCGCCGAGCTCGACGTGAAGCCCGACCTCTGGTTCTTCGGCTGCCACTTCAAGAACGATCCTGTCATGCCCGGCTGCCTCGGCCTCGATGCGCTGTGGCAAATGGTCGGCTTCTTCCTGGGCTGGACCGGGGGCGAAGGTCGAGGGCGCGCGCTCGGACTGAACGAATTAAAGTTCAGCGGCCAGGTGCTGCCCGAGGCCCGCAAGGTTGTGTACAACGTCGACATCAAACGCGTGATGCGTTCAAAGCTCGTGCTCGGCATCGCCGACGGGTGGCTTTCGGTCGATGACCAGATTATCTATCGCGCGAAGGATCTGAAGGTCGGCCTGTTCAAGCAGGGTACGAGCCTGAGCTGA